A part of Rhinolophus ferrumequinum isolate MPI-CBG mRhiFer1 chromosome 11, mRhiFer1_v1.p, whole genome shotgun sequence genomic DNA contains:
- the DGKZ gene encoding diacylglycerol kinase zeta isoform X4: protein METFFRRHFQRKSPGPGEGQRRPSSVGLPTGKARRRSPAGQASSSLTQRRRSSAQLQGCLLGCGMRARGTRRRSSTAPPACNPRFTVDEGYYRRLSQQRPSGQHPGPGGRRTSGASAGPMMPARVRPLSRRRQVALRRKSAGPQAWSALLAKAITKSGLQHLAPPPPAPGAPCSEPERHIRSIVDWSESATYGEHIWFETNVSGDFCYVGEQYCVAKMLQKSVSRRKCAACKIVVHTPCIEQLEKINFRCKPSFRESGSRNVREPTFVRHHWVHRRRQDGKCRHCGKGFQQKFTFHSKEIVAISCSWCKQAYHSKVSCFMLQQIEEPCSLGVHAAVVIPPTWILRARRPQNTLKASKKKKRASFKRKSSKKGPEEGRWRPFIIRPTPSPLMKPLLVFVNPKSGGNQGAKIIQSFLWYLNPRQVFDLSQGGPKEALEMYRKVHNLRILACGGDGTVGWILSTLDQLRLKPPPPVAILPLGTGNDLARTLNWGGGYTDEPVSKILSHVEEGNVVQLDRWDLHVEPNPEAGPEERDEGATDRLPLDVFNNYFSLGFDAHVTLEFHESREANPEKFNSRFRNKMFYAGTAFSDFLMGSSKDLAKHIRVVCDGTDLTPKIQDLKPQCIVFLNIPRYCAGTMPWGHPGEHHDFEPQRHDDGYLEVIGFTMTSLAALQVGGHGERLTQCREVVLTTSKAIPVQVDGEPCKLAASRIHIALRNQATMVQKVKRRSATPLHSDQQPVPEQLRIQVSRVSMHDYEALHYDKEQLKEASVPLGTVVVPGDSDLELCRAHIERLQQEPEGAGAKSLTCQTLSPKWCFLDATTASRFYRIDRAQEHLNYVTEIAQDEIYILDPELLGASARPDLPTPTSPLPTSPCSPTPRSLPGDAVPPKGEELVEAAKRNDFCKLQELHRAGGDLMHRDDRSRTLLHHAVSTGSKEVVRYLLDHAPPEILDAVEENGETCLHQAAALGQRTICHYIVEAGASLMKTDQQGDTPRQRAEKAQDTELAAYLENRQHYQMIQREDQETAV, encoded by the exons ATGGAGACTTTTTTTAGGAGACACTTCCAGCGGAAGTCCCCAGGCCCTGGAGAGGGGCAGCGGCGGCCCAGCAGCGTGGGGCTGCCCACGGGCAAGGCGCGGCGCCGCTCCCCTGCCGGGCAGGCCTCTTCCTCGCTAACACAGAGGCGTCGCTCCAGCGCACAGCTCCAGGGCTGCCTCCTGGGCTGTGGGATGCGGGCCCGGGGCACCCGCCGCAGATCCAGCACCGCGCCCCCTGCCTGCAACCCCCGCTTCACCGTGGATGAG GGTTACTATCGGCGCCTCAGCCAGCAGCGGCCCTCAGGCCAGCATCCTGGCCCTGGGGGCAGAAGAACCTCAGGCGCCTCAGCTGGCCCCATGATGCCCGCCCGTGTGCGCCCACTGTCCCGCAGGCGCCAGGTAGCCCTACGGCGCAAGTCGGCCGGACCCCAGGCCTGGAGCGCCCTGCTTGC GAAAGCCATCACCAAGTCTGGCCTCCAGCACCTGGCACCGCCTCCTCCGGCTCCAGGGGCCCCGTGCAGCGAGCCAGAGCGGCATATCCGGAGCATTGTGGACTGGAGT GAGTCCGCGACGTATGGGGAGCACATCTGGTTCGAGACCAACGTGTCGGGGGACTTCTGCTATGTTGGAGAGCAGTACTGTGTAGCTAAGATGCTG CAGAAGTCAGTGTCCCGGAGAAAGTGTGCAGCCTGCAAGATCGTGGTGCACACCCCCTGCATTGAACAGCTGGAGAAG ATAAATTTCCGCTGTAAGCCGTCCTTCCGTGAATCAGGCTCCAGGAATGTCCGTGAG CCAACCTTCGTGCGGCATCACTGGGTACACAGGCGACGCCAAGATGGCAAGTGTCGGCACTGTGGGAAG GGCTTCCAGCAGAAGTTCACCTTCCACAGCAAGGAGATTGTGGCCATCAGCTGCTCCTGGTGCAAGCAAGCA TACCACAGCAAGGTATCCTGCTTCATGCTGCAGCAGATCGAGGAACCCTGCTCCCTGGGGGTCCACGCTGCCGTGGTCATCCCGCCCACCTGGATCCTCCGTGCCCGCAGGCCCCAG AACACCCTCAAGGccagcaagaagaaaaagagagcatCCTTCAAGAGGAAATCCAGCAAGAAAGGGCCCGAG GAGGGCCGCTGGAGACCCTTCATCATCAGGCCCACCCCATCCCCCCTCATGAAGCCCCTGCTGGTGTTTGTGAACCCCAAGAGTGGGGGCAACCAG GGCGCTAAAATCATCCAGTCATTCCTCTGGTATCTCAATCCCCGACAAGTCTTTGACCTGAGCCAGGGAGGCCCCAAGGAGGC GCTGGAGATGTACCGCAAAGTGCACAACCTGCGGATCCTGGCGTGCGGGGGCGATGGCACG gtCGGCTGGATCCTCTCTACCCTGGACCAGCTGCGCTTAAAACCGCCACCGCCTGTTGCCATCCTGCCCCTGGGCACTGGCAATGACTTGGCCCGCACCCTCAACTGGGGTGGG GGCTACACTGATGAGCCCGTGTCTAAGATCCTGTCCCACGTGGAGGAGGGGAACGTGGTGCAGCTGGACCGCTGGGATCTCCACGTAGAGCCCAACCCGGAAGCAGGGCCTGAGGAGCGTGACGAGGGCGCCACGGACCGG CTACCGTTGGACGTCTTCAACAACTACTTCAGTCTGGGCTTTGATGCCCACGTCACCCTGGAGTTTCATGAGTCTCGAG AGGCCAACCCAGAGAAATTCAATAGCCGCTTTCGGAATAAGATGTTCTATGCCGGG ACAGCCTTCTCCGACTTTCTGATGGGCAGTTCCAAGGACTTGGCCAAGCACATCCGCGTGGTG TGTGACGGAACTGACCTGACCCCCAAGATTCAGGACCTGAAACCCCAGTGCATTGTTTTCCTGAACATCCCCAG GTACTGCGCAGGCACCATGCCCTGGGGCCACCCTGGGGAGCACCACGACTTCGAGCCCCAGCGGCACGATGACGGCTACCTCGAAGTCATCGGCTTCACCATGACGTCCCTG GCAGCGCTGCAGGTGGGCGGGCATGGCGAACGGCTGACACAGTGCCGTGAGGTGGTGCTCACCACATCCAAGGCCATCCCGGTGCAGGTGGATGGCGAACCCTGCAAACTGGCCGCCTCGCGCATTCATATCGCCCTGCGCAACCAGGCCACCATGGTGCAGAAGGTCAAGCGGCGCAGTGCCACCCCCCTGCACAGCGA CCAGCAGCCAGTGCCTGAGCAGCTGCGGATCCAGGTGAGCAGGGTCAGCATGCATGACTACGAGGCCCTGCATTACGACAAGGAGCAGCTCAAGGAGGCCT CCGTGCCACTGGGCACTGTGGTGGTCCCAGGAGACAGTGACCTGGAGCTGTGCCGCGCCCACATTGAGAGGCTCCAGCAG GAGCCTGAAGGTGCTGGAGCCAAGTCCTTgacatgccagacactgtcccCCAAGTGGTGCTTTCTGGACG CCACCACTGCCAGCCGTTTCTACAGGATCGACCGGGCCCAG GAACACCTCAACTATGTGACAGAGATCGCACAGGACGAGATTTATATCCTGGACCCAGAGCTGCTGGGGGCATCGGCCCGGCCTGACCTCCCAACCCCcacttcccctctccccacctccccctgcTCACCCACACCCCG GTCACTGCCAGGGGATGCTGTACCCCCTAAAG GTGAAGAGCTGGTTGAGGCTGCCAAGAGGAACGACTTCTGTAAG CTCCAGGAGCTGCACCGAGCCGGGGGTGACCTCATGCACCGGGACGATCGGAGTCGCACGCTCCTGCACCACGCGGTCAGCACTGGCAGCAAGGAAGTGGTCCGCTACCTGCTGGACCACG CCCCCCCAGAGATCCTTGATGCTGTAGAGGAAAA TGGGGAGACCTGTCTGCACCAGGCGGCAGCCCTGGGCCAGCGCACCATCTGCCACTACATCGTGGAGGCTGGGGCCTCGCTCATGAAGACAGACCAGCAG ggtGACACCCCCCGGCAGCGGGCAGAGAAGGCTCAGGACACGGAGCTGGCCGCCTACCTGGAGAACCGGCAGCACTACCAGATGATCCAACGGGAGGACCAGGAGACAGCCGTGTAG